From the Kiritimatiellaceae bacterium genome, one window contains:
- a CDS encoding radical SAM protein — translation MPILLKNQTAEELHSQLGITLRQARMIQAVVIRKGKLPEAQAEISEKALKALRAATEIPNLTVSDKQISPQDGFAKYLFHGDGPEPFEAVRIPLMHRAEDQKYIVCVSSQVGCAMGCSFCYTGRMGFIRNLSAWEMVDQVLKIRDDSEHPVRGVVFMGMGEPLLNYDEVIRAARILSEPCGGAISAKAITISTSGITPAIRRFTAEQYPFRLVVSLTSADPQKRLELMPVEKLHPTAELMDALRERHHVTRKRIPLAWIMISGVNTAEKDAKQLAELTRGIPVMLDLIDVNDPSGKFVPPSPEELSAFRDALRLHLAAPVTRRYSGGKDIGAACGMLAGAE, via the coding sequence ATGCCGATTCTCCTCAAAAACCAGACCGCCGAAGAACTGCACAGTCAGCTCGGCATTACGCTCCGTCAGGCGCGGATGATTCAAGCCGTCGTCATCCGGAAAGGCAAACTGCCGGAGGCGCAGGCCGAGATTTCAGAAAAGGCGCTGAAAGCTCTCCGCGCCGCGACAGAGATTCCTAACCTGACCGTTTCAGATAAACAAATTTCGCCGCAGGACGGCTTCGCCAAATATCTGTTTCACGGCGACGGCCCGGAACCGTTCGAAGCTGTCCGCATTCCGCTGATGCACCGCGCGGAAGATCAGAAATATATTGTCTGCGTCAGCTCGCAGGTCGGCTGCGCGATGGGCTGTTCGTTCTGCTACACCGGCAGAATGGGATTTATCCGCAACCTCTCCGCATGGGAAATGGTCGATCAGGTACTCAAAATCCGCGACGACTCCGAACATCCGGTGCGCGGCGTGGTCTTCATGGGCATGGGCGAACCGCTCCTTAACTACGACGAAGTCATCCGCGCCGCACGCATTCTCTCCGAACCGTGCGGCGGCGCCATTTCCGCCAAAGCCATCACCATTTCCACCTCCGGTATCACGCCCGCCATCCGGCGGTTCACGGCGGAGCAATATCCTTTCCGGCTGGTCGTCTCGCTCACTTCCGCCGATCCGCAAAAACGGCTTGAACTCATGCCGGTTGAAAAGTTGCACCCGACCGCCGAACTGATGGACGCGCTCCGTGAACGCCACCATGTCACCAGAAAGCGGATTCCCTTGGCGTGGATTATGATCTCTGGAGTTAACACCGCTGAAAAAGATGCCAAGCAACTGGCGGAACTGACGCGCGGAATTCCGGTCATGCTCGATCTGATCGACGTCAACGATCCGTCTGGAAAATTTGTTCCGCCCTCACCGGAAGAACTGTCTGCGTTCCGCGACGCCTTACGTCTTCATCTCGCCGCACCCGTCACCCGCCGTTACAGCGGCGGCAAAGATATCGGTGCAGCCTGTGGCATGTTAGCTGGCGCGGAATAA